The genomic region TCTACGAAGTCAGCAAAACATTTTCAGACCAAAAAGGCTGTCAAGTCTTATTTGCGGCAGGGTGCTGAATAGTTACAGTTTGGCGGGTTATCGACATAAACCAGACGAAATTCGTTTGGAAAGCGGAGGGTGATTTTCTCTGGAAGCCTGATGCATACAGAGCCTTCTTTTATTTTTACTTTCATTATTTGTTTTAACCTCAAAATTGCACTTGTACAATTGTTTCTGACTCACCACTACGCCTGAAACGAATTTCTCAGTCTCTTACTGCATAGCTGAATTTTTTGCCTGCCATAAGGCCAAAAGCCTGACAGCCAACCTGGAAAACCCTACCGAACAAAAAAAGCTATTCAAACTAATAAACGTCTTATTCTACCAGACAATTATACTTTTGTAAACATGGCAGCCAAATTGGCGACAAAAAGAGACAAAAAAGCCTTGGCGGGAAGAGCCCTCCAAGGCTTTTTCTTTGTTGCCAAAAATCGAAACCTATTCGTTTTCTGCGATGCGAAAGCCGAAGTGGTTGTTGCCAACGTTGGGATAGTCTGAGGCTCTGGCGTAGGTGAGGAGAGTGGCAGCATGGTAGTTCCAGGAGCCGCCGCGCCTCACGCGCAATAGATCCGCTCCCGGCGTGGTGTTGAGAGGATCCAACGCCCCTTCGGCATAAAAATCAGCGTCATAATAGTCCTGGCACCACTCCCAGACATTGCCCCCCATATCGTAAAGACCATACGGATTGGCCGCATAGGAGCCTACCGACAGGGAATGGCCTTCCTCGTTGTGCACACCGGGGGTATCGCCGTTATAGTTGGCCTTGGTGCTGTCCAGGGTGCCGTCATCGGTGGGATATTCCAGCTGCTGCCCGCCTCTTGCGGCATATTCCCATTGGGCCTCGGTGGGCAGGCTCACCCCGTAAAATTCGGCAAAGGCATACGCCCCATACCACTTGACCCAGTTGATGGGCCAGTCCGATTTGGAATTATCCAGCAGCTCAAAGGTATTGTCCGTGGTGCTGTAGGCGATCCAGCTTTTGTTATCGATATGCTCCTCATAGCCATCGCTGGTGCAGCCGCCAGTCTCCCCAAGCTGCAAAAACACCTCCCCGGAGTTGGGAGCATCTCCCGCACCGACCACCATATATTCGCTATAGGAACCACACGGATCGTTCACCTGTTGCAGCTCCACCGCCACCCAGCCCGCCTGAAGCGCTGCATTCAAAAATTGGAGATATTGGGCGTTGGTGATCTCCTTTTCGGAAATGGCAAAATCGGAAAGAGTCACACTCACCTCAGAGGCATCGCCTGCGGTGGTATTGCCTCCCATGGTAAACGTACCCCCAGGGATATCCACCAGGGTAACATTGCCGGGCAGGGTGGCATCGGTAGAGCCGCTATCGCTCTCTCCCAAGCCAAAAGTCTGTACCAAAAAAACCGCCATTTCCGCCCGATTGATGGTCAAACTCGGACAAAAATAGCCCTCCCCGTCACATTCACGCCCCGGCTCGATGGTGCCGTCCAGGTAGCCATCACTGGCCAACTGTTCGATATAGGCCCCGGCCCAATAATCCGAAGCGATATCCCCGTAAACCGTTCCTGTCGCCGCCGAGGGGGAATAGTCCGTGCCATACTTGCTCCTCACCAGAAAAATCGCCATCTCCGCCCGGGTGATCTCCCGGCTGGGGCAATAGTTGCTGCCATCACAGCCGCTGGTGATCCCTCGATCTGCAAACTCCTCGACAAAACTCCCCGCCCAGTAGTCCGATGAGACATCATCAAACACCGTACCGCTAGCCGTAGGGGGTGCATAGTCCGACCCTTCGATGGCCCGCAGCAGAAAAATGGCCATTTCCGAGCGTTGCAAAGTGTTGTCCGGGCAATAGTTTTCCGAATCACAGCCGCTGGTGATCGACGTGCTGGCCAGGGTCGAAATATCGTCATAGGCCCAATGGTCACTGGTCACATCGGTAAAGGCCCACACCTGCCCCGCACTCAGCGTCAGGACAAGGGCTGCGATTTGGATATGGCGGATGGATAAAAAAGTGTGAAAAAAAGTCGGCAAACGCAGATAAATCATGATCCCCCCAAAGCATTCATTTTAAAAAGAGAGTTATACACTCTTATGGACCCGATATGGGCGATTCCGGTTCCAGAGGGTCGTCTGGTGTATGCATCCCATTTAGGATCCAGCCAAAGAATACACGTGGTGCGACATCCAACCCACACCCTGATTATTTATGGGAAGTTCGGTAAACTGAAGAGCAGGCAAGAAAAGAGAGCCCCCACTCAAACCGGGCAGTGGACCTCTTTGGAAAAGTCCAGCTCAATGTTGGTATGCCCCAAAAGCTTTTGCTGGATGGGATCCAGGGAGCCGTTGCGGATGGCCTGGCGCAGGTCGGGAATGGTG from Magnetococcales bacterium harbors:
- a CDS encoding SUMF1/EgtB/PvdO family nonheme iron enzyme produces the protein MIYLRLPTFFHTFLSIRHIQIAALVLTLSAGQVWAFTDVTSDHWAYDDISTLASTSITSGCDSENYCPDNTLQRSEMAIFLLRAIEGSDYAPPTASGTVFDDVSSDYWAGSFVEEFADRGITSGCDGSNYCPSREITRAEMAIFLVRSKYGTDYSPSAATGTVYGDIASDYWAGAYIEQLASDGYLDGTIEPGRECDGEGYFCPSLTINRAEMAVFLVQTFGLGESDSGSTDATLPGNVTLVDIPGGTFTMGGNTTAGDASEVSVTLSDFAISEKEITNAQYLQFLNAALQAGWVAVELQQVNDPCGSYSEYMVVGAGDAPNSGEVFLQLGETGGCTSDGYEEHIDNKSWIAYSTTDNTFELLDNSKSDWPINWVKWYGAYAFAEFYGVSLPTEAQWEYAARGGQQLEYPTDDGTLDSTKANYNGDTPGVHNEEGHSLSVGSYAANPYGLYDMGGNVWEWCQDYYDADFYAEGALDPLNTTPGADLLRVRRGGSWNYHAATLLTYARASDYPNVGNNHFGFRIAENE